A single window of Nocardia sp. NBC_01327 DNA harbors:
- a CDS encoding CPBP family intramembrane glutamic endopeptidase: MSRSDNGAVAVLPDAPAPLRLRLHAYIDVAVVVVVLICTNLIAHFTTSWASIVTVPVAALVLLALVRRRGLGWGELGLDPRQWRRGTIWALAAVGIVLGAVAIGAILPITRPFFLADRYATISGALIASMIVIPLQTAIPEELAFRGVLHGTLDRAIGARGVFATGSLLFGLWHVASSLGLTSGNKGLSSFLGGGVAGQIAGIMLAVLATAAAGVVFTWLRRRSGSLLAPIALHWSLNGAGALAAAVVWHTTMR; this comes from the coding sequence ATGTCTCGATCAGATAACGGTGCGGTCGCTGTGCTTCCCGACGCACCCGCGCCACTGCGCCTTCGCCTGCACGCCTACATCGACGTAGCGGTCGTTGTCGTGGTCTTGATCTGCACAAATCTCATTGCGCACTTCACCACCAGCTGGGCCAGCATTGTCACGGTGCCGGTAGCCGCGCTTGTGCTGCTGGCCCTGGTCCGCCGCCGCGGACTGGGCTGGGGCGAGCTCGGGCTCGATCCGCGACAGTGGCGGCGCGGCACCATCTGGGCGCTGGCCGCGGTGGGCATCGTGCTCGGGGCGGTCGCCATCGGCGCGATCCTGCCGATCACCCGGCCGTTCTTCCTGGCCGATCGGTACGCCACCATCTCCGGTGCGCTCATCGCGTCCATGATCGTCATTCCACTGCAGACGGCCATTCCGGAAGAGCTCGCGTTCCGCGGCGTACTGCACGGCACGCTCGATCGCGCAATCGGTGCGCGCGGCGTATTCGCCACCGGATCACTGCTTTTCGGCCTCTGGCATGTGGCCTCGTCACTGGGTCTCACCAGTGGCAACAAGGGACTGAGCAGTTTCCTCGGCGGTGGTGTCGCCGGGCAGATCGCCGGAATCATGCTCGCCGTATTGGCAACGGCCGCAGCCGGAGTCGTCTTCACCTGGCTGCGGCGCCGCAGCGGCAGCCTGCTCGCACCCATCGCACTGCACTGGTCGCTGAACGGCGCGGGCGCACTCGCCGCCGCCGTGGTCTGGCATACGACCATGCGCTGA
- a CDS encoding MMPL family transporter — protein sequence MFSRLGRFVVKQPWLVIGVWLIAIIAVVATAPKLTATTDQSDFLPSHYESIQAMELQQKAFPNSNTPAALIVFERTDGAPLTDSDVATVQAAAGKLGDLHLKDVLGVQAAPAADNRSIQIAAVAMTKVTSQGDTKQTDAVKALRTALKDQVNGTDLKAGVTGAAAQQLDQQESGNNALAIIGIATIALILILLLVIFRSPVIAFLPIIVIGVVSLGVNGLIAMVSKAFDLKVDSSVQSLLIVVLFGVGTDYILFLMFRYRERLRAGEDPKTAMVSAVTRVGEAISSAAAAVIIAFGALMLSTLGMFRSLGPALAIAVAVALLAGLTLVPAIVSLLGTKVFWPSKAWKQEPTGARFAAVGAALGKRPGVFAVASGGVLLALGIVAFGFNPTFDLSSSSTSDTSESTVYSKELLKGEPAGTTQPSQVYLRTDGAELTTEQLTAYRQALTGVSGVGQVSEPKLSTDKSVAEYQVTLNDTPESDAALKTVKGPLRDIAHSAAPPGSTAVVGGMTSVFVDFKAAMNRDYSVVFPVAAVLIMLVLGLLLRSLVAPWYLIASVFLGFAATLGAAVLVFQHIQGNSGLIFTLPLIMYLFVVALGTDYNILMVARLREEAREGHDPHKAAAEAVRHTGPTIAAAGLILAGTFASMMLAGNTALSQMGFAISVGIGIAAFVMAMFFTPSVTALIGRRAWWPGHGGDADPAISLEKQEWDDPRWSQPDSARR from the coding sequence ATGTTTTCCCGACTGGGACGCTTCGTCGTCAAACAGCCGTGGCTGGTCATCGGCGTCTGGCTGATCGCCATCATCGCGGTGGTGGCCACGGCGCCCAAGCTCACCGCCACCACCGACCAATCCGACTTCCTGCCTTCGCATTACGAGTCCATCCAGGCGATGGAGTTGCAGCAGAAGGCATTTCCCAACAGCAATACTCCGGCCGCGCTCATCGTCTTCGAGCGCACCGACGGCGCACCGCTGACCGACAGTGACGTGGCCACGGTGCAGGCCGCCGCGGGCAAGCTGGGCGATCTGCACCTGAAGGACGTCCTCGGGGTGCAGGCGGCGCCGGCGGCGGACAATCGCTCGATTCAGATTGCCGCGGTGGCGATGACGAAGGTCACCAGCCAGGGCGACACCAAGCAGACCGATGCGGTCAAGGCGCTGCGCACGGCCCTGAAGGATCAGGTCAACGGCACCGACCTGAAGGCGGGTGTCACCGGCGCCGCGGCTCAGCAGCTGGACCAGCAGGAATCCGGTAACAATGCGCTGGCCATCATCGGCATCGCCACCATCGCGCTGATTCTGATTCTGCTGCTGGTGATCTTCCGCAGTCCGGTGATCGCCTTCCTGCCGATCATTGTGATCGGTGTGGTCTCGCTCGGCGTCAATGGCCTGATTGCCATGGTGAGCAAGGCTTTCGACCTCAAGGTCGATTCGTCCGTGCAGTCACTGCTGATCGTGGTGCTGTTCGGTGTCGGCACCGACTACATCCTGTTCCTGATGTTCCGCTACCGGGAGCGCCTGCGTGCCGGTGAGGATCCCAAGACCGCCATGGTCAGCGCGGTCACCCGGGTCGGCGAGGCGATCAGCTCGGCCGCGGCCGCGGTGATCATCGCCTTCGGCGCGCTCATGCTGTCGACCCTGGGCATGTTCCGTTCGCTCGGACCGGCGCTGGCGATCGCCGTCGCGGTGGCGCTGCTGGCGGGCCTGACGCTGGTTCCTGCGATTGTTTCGCTGTTGGGCACCAAGGTGTTCTGGCCGTCGAAGGCCTGGAAGCAGGAGCCGACGGGTGCGCGGTTCGCGGCGGTCGGTGCGGCGCTGGGCAAGCGGCCCGGTGTGTTCGCGGTGGCCTCCGGCGGTGTGCTGCTCGCGCTCGGCATTGTGGCGTTCGGCTTCAATCCGACCTTCGATCTGAGTTCGAGTTCGACCTCCGATACCTCCGAATCCACGGTCTACAGCAAGGAATTGCTGAAGGGTGAGCCCGCGGGCACCACGCAGCCGTCGCAGGTCTACCTGCGCACCGATGGTGCGGAGCTGACCACCGAGCAGTTGACCGCCTACCGTCAGGCGCTGACCGGCGTCTCCGGTGTGGGTCAGGTGTCGGAGCCGAAGCTGTCGACCGACAAGTCGGTGGCCGAGTACCAGGTGACGCTCAATGACACTCCGGAGTCGGATGCCGCACTGAAGACGGTGAAGGGCCCGCTGCGCGATATCGCGCATTCGGCCGCGCCGCCGGGATCCACGGCCGTGGTGGGCGGTATGACCTCGGTGTTCGTCGACTTCAAGGCTGCTATGAACCGGGATTACTCGGTGGTGTTCCCGGTGGCCGCGGTGCTCATCATGCTGGTGCTGGGTTTGCTGCTGCGCAGTCTGGTGGCGCCCTGGTATCTGATCGCGTCGGTCTTCCTCGGCTTCGCGGCCACGCTCGGTGCGGCCGTGCTGGTTTTCCAGCACATCCAGGGGAATTCGGGCTTGATCTTCACCTTGCCGCTGATCATGTATCTGTTCGTGGTCGCCCTCGGGACCGACTACAACATCCTCATGGTGGCCCGATTGCGGGAGGAGGCCCGCGAGGGCCACGATCCGCACAAGGCCGCGGCCGAGGCGGTCAGGCACACCGGTCCGACGATCGCCGCCGCCGGTCTCATCCTGGCGGGCACCTTCGCCTCGATGATGCTGGCGGGCAATACCGCGCTCTCGCAGATGGGTTTCGCCATCTCGGTGGGCATCGGTATCGCGGCCTTCGTCATGGCGATGTTCTTCACGCCGTCGGTGACCGCGCTGATCGGCCGCCGGGCCTGGTGGCCGGGTCACGGCGGGGACGCCGATCCGGCGATCTCGCTGGAGAAGCAGGAGTGGGACGACCCGCGGTGGTCGCAGCCTGATTCGGCGCGGCGGTAG